Proteins found in one Streptomyces sp. CB09001 genomic segment:
- the mraY gene encoding phospho-N-acetylmuramoyl-pentapeptide-transferase, whose translation MKQILFAGVIGLFLTLVGTPLLIKLLARKGYGQYIRDDGPREHASKRGTPTMGGIAFIFATVAAYFLAKGITSYLDPDIDAGPTFSGLLVLGLMVGMGLVGFLDDYIKIVKRRSLGLRARAKMIGQLTVGIAFAVLALQFADNRGNTPASTKLSFITDFGWTIGPVLFVIWALFMILAMSNGVNLTDGLDGLATGASVLVFGAYTFIGVWQFQESCANALTLTNPGACYEVRDPLDLAVVASALMGACLGFLWWNTSPAKIFMGDTGSLALGGVLAGLAICSRTELLMAILGGLFVLITMSVVIQVGSFRLTGKRVFRMAPLQHHFELKGWSEVLVVVRFWIIQGICVIVGLGLFYAGWATDK comes from the coding sequence ATGAAGCAGATCCTGTTCGCAGGAGTCATTGGCCTCTTCCTGACCCTGGTCGGCACCCCGCTGCTGATCAAGCTGCTCGCCCGCAAGGGCTACGGCCAGTACATCCGCGACGACGGACCGCGCGAGCACGCCAGCAAGCGCGGTACGCCGACCATGGGCGGCATCGCCTTCATCTTCGCCACGGTCGCCGCGTACTTCCTGGCCAAGGGCATCACCAGTTATCTGGACCCGGACATCGACGCGGGGCCGACCTTCTCCGGTCTGCTGGTGCTCGGCCTGATGGTGGGCATGGGCCTGGTCGGCTTCCTCGACGACTACATCAAGATCGTCAAGCGGCGTTCGCTGGGCCTGCGGGCCAGGGCGAAGATGATCGGCCAGCTGACCGTCGGCATCGCCTTCGCGGTGCTCGCCCTGCAGTTCGCGGACAACCGGGGCAACACCCCGGCGTCCACGAAGCTGTCGTTCATCACCGACTTCGGCTGGACCATCGGCCCGGTGCTGTTCGTCATCTGGGCGCTGTTCATGATCCTCGCGATGTCGAACGGCGTGAACCTGACCGACGGCCTGGACGGCCTGGCCACCGGCGCCTCCGTCCTGGTCTTCGGCGCCTACACCTTCATCGGCGTCTGGCAGTTCCAGGAGTCCTGCGCCAACGCGCTGACCCTGACCAACCCGGGCGCCTGCTACGAGGTGAGAGACCCGCTCGACCTCGCGGTGGTCGCGTCCGCGCTGATGGGCGCCTGCCTCGGCTTCCTGTGGTGGAACACCTCGCCGGCCAAGATCTTCATGGGCGACACCGGTTCGCTCGCGCTCGGCGGTGTGCTCGCGGGTCTGGCGATCTGCTCGCGCACCGAACTGCTGATGGCCATCCTCGGCGGCCTGTTCGTCCTGATCACCATGTCGGTGGTCATCCAGGTCGGCTCCTTCCGCCTCACCGGCAAGCGGGTCTTCCGGATGGCGCCACTCCAGCACCACTTCGAACTCAAAGGCTGGTCCGAGGTCCTTGTCGTGGTCCGTTTCTGGATCATCCAGGGCATCTGTGTGATCGTCGGACTCGGCCTCTTCTACGCGGGATGGGCAACGGACAAGTGA